One genomic region from Rhodospirillaceae bacterium encodes:
- a CDS encoding STAS domain-containing protein — translation MVNVTTERIDDVLSADVEGRIDGSNVVQFEEAVRTAIEDSDRAVIMDFEKLVYISSAGLRAILLTAKSLQNRDAKLLLCSLSDRIREVFEISGFDKILPIHPSKAEALDSLNR, via the coding sequence ATGGTGAATGTGACGACCGAACGAATTGACGACGTTCTGTCCGCCGATGTGGAGGGACGCATCGACGGCTCCAATGTCGTCCAGTTCGAGGAAGCGGTCAGAACCGCGATCGAAGACAGCGACCGCGCCGTGATCATGGATTTCGAAAAGCTGGTCTACATCAGCAGCGCGGGGCTGCGCGCCATTCTGTTGACCGCCAAGTCCCTCCAGAACCGCGACGCAAAGCTCCTGCTGTGCTCCCTTTCCGACCGGATCCGCGAGGTTTTCGAGATCAGCGGATTCGACAAGATCCTGCCGATACACCCGTCAAAGGCAGAAGCGCTCGACTCGCTGAACCGCTGA
- a CDS encoding ammonium transporter — MTFHSLRRCGIRSRIPAVLVPGLSVAALLSLAPSHAFAALNDETQFVLNSFSFLIWGALVMWMCAGFTMLEAGSVRTKNASVICLKNIGLYSIAGLMFYFIGYNIMYVGVPEGGWFGTLTLFYGTTADEVTLLTSEDAAAKAAAGAAVVKNGYSTMSDWFFQMVFVATTASIVSGTMAERVKLWSFFAFITVLTAIVYPVVGAWTWGGGWLSAMGFKDFAGSTIVHSTGGWAALAGAIVVGARKGKFRDDGSVKSTPPSNVPAVTLGVFILWLGWFGFNGGSQLALGGAADAVALANILANTNLAAGAGVMVAIALSRPLLGRVDLLASLNGAIGGLVSITAAPDIAEHYWAVVIGGVGGAIVVVGLMLLERLKVDDVVGAVPAHLFAGIWGTLAVCIAGGGDFLVQLIGIAAIGAFVFAASWAIWSVLKLTVGVRVAPVTEDLGQDVAELGIEAYPEFVVLPESDD; from the coding sequence ATGACTTTTCATAGCCTTCGCCGCTGCGGAATCCGCAGCCGTATTCCGGCGGTCCTTGTCCCGGGGCTGAGCGTTGCCGCATTACTCTCGCTCGCGCCGTCGCACGCCTTCGCCGCGCTGAACGACGAAACGCAGTTCGTTCTGAACAGTTTCTCGTTCCTGATCTGGGGCGCACTGGTGATGTGGATGTGCGCCGGGTTCACCATGCTCGAAGCCGGCTCGGTGCGCACCAAGAACGCGTCGGTCATCTGCCTCAAGAATATCGGCCTCTACTCCATCGCCGGGCTGATGTTTTACTTCATCGGCTACAACATCATGTATGTCGGCGTGCCGGAGGGCGGCTGGTTCGGCACGCTCACGCTGTTCTATGGCACCACGGCCGACGAGGTGACGCTGCTGACCAGCGAGGACGCGGCGGCCAAGGCGGCGGCCGGCGCCGCCGTGGTCAAGAACGGCTATTCGACGATGTCCGACTGGTTCTTCCAGATGGTGTTCGTCGCCACGACCGCCTCGATCGTCTCCGGCACCATGGCCGAGCGGGTCAAGCTGTGGTCCTTCTTCGCCTTCATCACCGTGCTGACCGCGATCGTCTACCCGGTCGTCGGCGCCTGGACCTGGGGCGGCGGGTGGCTCTCGGCGATGGGCTTCAAGGACTTCGCCGGATCGACCATCGTCCACTCGACCGGCGGCTGGGCGGCATTGGCCGGCGCCATCGTGGTCGGCGCGCGCAAGGGCAAGTTCCGGGACGACGGCAGCGTCAAGTCGACGCCGCCGTCGAACGTGCCGGCGGTAACCCTGGGCGTGTTCATCCTGTGGCTCGGCTGGTTCGGCTTCAACGGCGGTTCGCAACTGGCCCTCGGCGGCGCGGCCGACGCCGTGGCGCTCGCCAATATCCTGGCGAACACCAATCTCGCTGCAGGGGCGGGTGTGATGGTCGCCATCGCCCTGTCGCGGCCGCTGCTCGGGCGCGTCGACCTGCTGGCGAGTCTGAACGGCGCAATCGGCGGCCTGGTCTCGATCACCGCGGCGCCGGATATCGCCGAACACTATTGGGCCGTGGTCATCGGCGGCGTCGGCGGTGCGATCGTCGTGGTCGGCCTGATGCTGCTCGAACGGCTTAAAGTCGATGATGTCGTCGGCGCGGTGCCGGCCCATCTGTTTGCCGGAATCTGGGGCACTCTGGCGGTGTGCATTGCCGGCGGCGGCGATTTCCTTGTACAACTCATCGGCATTGCGGCCATCGGCGCTTTCGTTTTTGCCGCCTCATGGGCTATATGGTCGGTGCTCAAGCTGACGGTCGGCGTGCGCGTCGCGCCGGTGACCGAAGATTTGGGCCAGGACGTGGCGGAACTGGGGATCGAGGCTTATCCCGAATTCGTCGTCCTCCCGGAGAGCGACGATTGA
- a CDS encoding Fic family protein: MSSELEPSRLGRKATLSTVGERVEAFIPPPLPPTPPVRMDRLGSLLEDANLALGRLDGMTSILPDTDLFLYMYVRKEALLSSQIEGTQSSLSELLLFERADLPGVTLDDVQDVANYVAAMDHGLARIRDDFPISLRLIREIHEILLSKGRGSKRQPGEFRRTQNWIGGSRPGNAVFVPPPPGQVLDLMSDLEKFIHADTPEIPALVKAGLVHVQFETIHPFLDGNGRLGRLLITFLLCAQGILKEPILYLSLYLKTYRQTYYDLLQAVRERGDWEAWLAFFLQGIAETSRQAADTARELRDLFETDRRRIERFGQSAASALRVHQRLQRHPFVSVPEAARVLQLSPPTVASAIRRLERLGILRETTGKQRGRLYVYDAYLNILSRGTEAI, from the coding sequence ATGTCGTCCGAATTGGAGCCATCGCGGCTCGGCCGCAAGGCGACGCTATCGACGGTCGGGGAGAGGGTCGAGGCCTTCATACCGCCGCCTTTGCCGCCGACGCCGCCGGTTCGAATGGACCGGCTCGGCAGCTTGCTGGAAGACGCCAACCTCGCGCTGGGCCGGCTCGACGGCATGACCTCGATCCTGCCGGATACTGACCTGTTCCTCTACATGTATGTCCGGAAGGAGGCGCTGCTCTCGTCCCAGATCGAAGGCACGCAATCGTCGCTGTCCGAGCTCCTGCTGTTCGAACGGGCGGATTTGCCGGGGGTGACGCTCGACGACGTCCAGGATGTCGCAAATTATGTTGCGGCCATGGATCACGGCCTCGCCCGGATCCGGGATGACTTTCCGATCTCGCTGCGCCTGATCCGGGAAATTCACGAGATACTGCTGTCGAAGGGGCGCGGCAGCAAGCGGCAACCCGGCGAATTCCGGCGAACGCAGAACTGGATCGGCGGCAGCCGCCCCGGCAACGCCGTGTTCGTCCCGCCGCCGCCCGGCCAGGTCCTCGACCTCATGTCCGACCTGGAGAAATTCATCCATGCGGACACGCCGGAGATTCCGGCCCTGGTCAAGGCGGGCCTCGTCCATGTCCAGTTCGAGACGATCCACCCCTTTCTCGACGGCAACGGCCGTCTCGGCCGGCTCCTGATCACCTTCCTGCTCTGCGCGCAGGGGATTCTCAAGGAGCCGATCCTCTATCTCAGCCTGTATCTCAAGACCTATCGGCAGACCTACTACGATCTCCTGCAGGCCGTGCGCGAACGCGGCGACTGGGAGGCCTGGCTCGCCTTTTTCCTGCAAGGCATCGCGGAAACGTCGCGGCAGGCCGCCGATACGGCGCGCGAACTGCGCGACCTGTTCGAGACGGACCGGCGGCGGATCGAACGCTTCGGCCAGTCCGCGGCCTCAGCCCTGCGGGTGCACCAGCGCCTGCAACGGCATCCCTTCGTATCGGTCCCCGAAGCCGCGCGGGTTTTGCAACTGTCGCCGCCCACCGTCGCCAGCGCAATCCGGCGCCTGGAACGGCTCGGCATCCTCCGGGAGACTACCGGCAAGCAGCGCGGACGCCTGTACGTCTACGACGCCTATCTCAATATCCTCAGCCGGGGGACGGAGGCCATTTGA
- a CDS encoding DUF3644 domain-containing protein, whose amino-acid sequence MPKKKHRHDLENWEVALVKAMLKKGNYNDQEILAFFTRPTRTINHRVIGEIRKGIRRGTVVPVTANELNEFLVNWPRIDSSTGLSIDNDELLIKAREAMIAAVHIFNSAGLNFRAELFIVTAVIAWTYLMHAYFKREKIDYRHYKHTNGKKTIEATNCGAERYWDLSRCLRADACPLEKGIKRNLEFLIEIRHEIEHRSTNRIDEAISAKLQACCLNFNNSIKRLFGQEYGLEKRLPIALQFVTFSSEQAGVIIGARHLPEHIETMINKFHESMTLEEQIDPSFAYRVAFVQKSANRVSSSDMAIEFVKPGSEEEAEINRVLLKEVEKPKYRPSDIVNQIQGEGYNRFTISKHTDLWKALDAKNPKKNLGVLISGQWYWYDSWLKIVREYCRKNAEDFMTATEVQEE is encoded by the coding sequence ATGCCAAAGAAAAAACATCGACATGACTTGGAGAATTGGGAAGTCGCCCTAGTTAAAGCAATGCTTAAGAAGGGCAACTACAATGATCAAGAAATACTCGCATTTTTCACGCGTCCTACAAGAACCATTAATCATCGTGTAATTGGTGAAATACGTAAAGGAATACGTCGCGGCACTGTTGTACCGGTTACGGCTAATGAATTGAACGAATTTCTTGTGAACTGGCCTAGAATTGACTCTTCTACTGGATTAAGCATTGATAACGATGAGTTACTGATTAAAGCGCGAGAAGCTATGATCGCAGCAGTTCATATCTTCAATAGCGCTGGATTGAATTTTCGAGCTGAGTTGTTCATTGTAACTGCGGTAATTGCATGGACATATTTGATGCATGCGTACTTTAAGCGCGAAAAAATAGATTATCGGCACTACAAACATACTAATGGAAAGAAAACTATCGAGGCAACAAATTGCGGTGCAGAAAGATACTGGGACCTTTCTAGGTGCCTTCGCGCCGACGCATGCCCTCTTGAGAAGGGGATCAAGAGAAATCTTGAATTTCTGATAGAAATTCGCCATGAAATCGAGCATCGATCCACGAATAGAATAGATGAAGCGATTAGCGCTAAACTTCAGGCGTGTTGCTTGAATTTCAACAATTCCATCAAGAGGCTATTTGGTCAAGAATACGGTTTAGAGAAGAGATTGCCGATCGCTTTACAGTTTGTGACTTTCAGCTCTGAGCAAGCAGGTGTGATAATAGGAGCTCGCCATCTACCAGAACACATAGAAACTATGATAAATAAATTTCATGAAAGCATGACCTTGGAAGAGCAAATTGATCCAAGTTTTGCTTATCGAGTGGCTTTTGTTCAGAAATCGGCAAATAGAGTTAGTAGCTCAGATATGGCAATCGAATTTGTCAAACCAGGTTCAGAAGAAGAGGCAGAAATAAATCGCGTCTTACTAAAAGAAGTTGAGAAACCCAAATACAGACCGTCCGATATAGTGAATCAGATTCAGGGAGAAGGATATAACCGCTTCACAATTTCGAAGCATACGGATTTGTGGAAGGCTCTAGACGCTAAAAATCCAAAGAAAAATCTCGGCGTCCTTATTTCGGGTCAATGGTACTGGTATGACAGTTGGCTAAAAATTGTGCGTGAGTACTGCCGGAAAAACGCTGAGGACTTTATGACTGCGACGGAAGTCCAGGAAGAATAA
- a CDS encoding helix-turn-helix domain-containing protein: protein MEIKRRIVKSETLAVHEENLMGMPVILKDAAVVETDAAGDETVTIPDMDALVAAIAVNRCLEPGKLTGGEIRFMRKALGMTQSAFAETLEIDPATVSRWENDGQVLGGFAEKCLRHLVCDTFHAEFPHFDYDPKRISYMKIMVPAQGERTEPMVFVRVRGISDQMNIWGRQAA from the coding sequence ATGGAAATCAAACGCCGAATTGTGAAGTCCGAGACGCTGGCGGTCCATGAAGAAAATCTCATGGGCATGCCAGTCATTCTGAAGGACGCGGCGGTCGTCGAAACCGACGCCGCCGGTGACGAAACCGTCACGATTCCGGACATGGATGCCTTGGTGGCCGCGATTGCGGTCAACCGGTGCCTGGAGCCCGGAAAGCTGACCGGCGGCGAAATCAGGTTCATGCGCAAGGCCCTTGGGATGACGCAATCGGCATTCGCCGAAACGCTGGAAATCGACCCGGCGACGGTGTCGCGTTGGGAGAACGATGGACAGGTGCTGGGCGGGTTTGCCGAAAAATGCCTGCGCCACCTTGTGTGCGACACGTTTCACGCCGAATTTCCACACTTCGACTACGATCCCAAGCGCATTTCGTACATGAAGATAATGGTGCCGGCCCAAGGGGAGCGGACAGAACCGATGGTCTTCGTCAGGGTGCGAGGCATTTCAGACCAAATGAATATCTGGGGCCGGCAGGCTGCTTAG
- a CDS encoding DUF4258 domain-containing protein, which translates to MPNSADYGRQSSELRSLSKNPAIDFAFTRHAAERMMQRQVTKLDVLAALRNGRVIDAGLREGETSWLAAGDDLDGRALRIVVVPYPSENVIKVVTVYEPD; encoded by the coding sequence ATGCCAAATTCTGCAGACTATGGGCGTCAATCCAGCGAATTGAGGTCACTTTCTAAGAATCCGGCGATCGATTTTGCCTTTACGAGGCATGCCGCTGAAAGAATGATGCAGCGTCAAGTTACGAAGCTTGACGTTTTGGCTGCGCTTCGAAATGGCCGGGTCATCGATGCCGGGTTGCGGGAAGGCGAGACGTCCTGGCTTGCGGCCGGCGACGATCTGGACGGGAGAGCCCTCAGGATCGTGGTTGTGCCCTATCCGTCAGAAAACGTCATCAAAGTGGTCACGGTCTATGAACCGGACTAG
- the lepA gene encoding translation elongation factor 4 — MTNSPTDIAQIRNFAIIAHIDHGKSTLADRLIQHTGGLTEREMKQQVLDSMELERERGITIKAQTVRLEWTGPDGRTWFLNLMDTPGHVDFSYEVSRSLAACEGALLVVDASQGVEAQTLANVYLALDADLEIIPVLNKIDLPAAEPGRIRRQIEDVIGLDASGALPVSAKTGAGVEDLIAALVAQVPPPRGDADAPLKALLVDSWYDPYLGVIILVRVREGRLRKGQRIRMMATGGVYEADRVGVFTPKRAPVDALGPGEIGYITAGIKTVADCKVGDTITEDRRRTAEPLPGFQPSLPVVFCGIFPVDTGEFEHLRESLEKLALNDSSFHTEPETSAALGYGFRCGFLGLLHLEIVQERLAREFDLDLITTAPSVVYRLHMNDGAALELHNPVDMPDETRIAAIEEPWIRATILTPDDYLGAVLALCTERRGEQLDLTYAGSRAMAVYRLPLNEVVYDFYDRLKSVTRGYASFDYRMDGYREGDLVKVQILVNGEPVDALSMIVPRQSAEQRGRAICGRLKELIPRQLFKIPIQAAIGGKVIARETISALRKDVTAKCYGGDVTRKRKLLEKQKAGKKKMRQFGKVDIPQSAFIEALRMGED, encoded by the coding sequence ATGACTAATTCCCCGACCGACATCGCGCAGATCCGCAATTTCGCGATCATCGCCCATATCGACCACGGCAAGTCGACGCTGGCCGACCGGCTGATCCAGCACACCGGCGGGCTGACCGAACGCGAGATGAAGCAGCAGGTCCTCGACAGCATGGAGCTGGAGCGCGAGCGCGGCATCACCATCAAGGCGCAGACCGTGCGACTGGAATGGACCGGGCCGGACGGCCGGACATGGTTCCTCAACCTGATGGACACGCCCGGCCACGTCGATTTCTCCTACGAGGTCAGCCGGTCGCTCGCCGCCTGCGAGGGCGCGCTGCTGGTGGTCGACGCCTCCCAGGGCGTCGAGGCGCAGACGCTGGCCAACGTCTATCTGGCGCTCGACGCCGACCTCGAGATCATCCCGGTGCTCAACAAGATCGACCTGCCGGCGGCCGAGCCCGGGCGCATCCGCCGGCAGATCGAGGACGTGATCGGGCTCGACGCCTCCGGCGCCCTGCCGGTCTCGGCCAAGACCGGGGCCGGGGTCGAAGACCTGATCGCCGCCCTGGTCGCGCAGGTGCCGCCGCCCCGGGGCGACGCGGACGCGCCGCTCAAGGCGCTGCTGGTCGACAGCTGGTACGACCCCTATCTCGGCGTCATCATCCTGGTGCGGGTGCGTGAGGGCCGGCTGCGTAAGGGCCAGCGCATCCGCATGATGGCGACCGGCGGGGTCTACGAGGCCGACCGGGTCGGCGTGTTCACGCCCAAGCGCGCGCCGGTCGACGCGCTCGGCCCCGGCGAGATCGGCTACATCACCGCCGGCATCAAGACGGTGGCGGACTGCAAGGTCGGCGACACCATCACCGAGGACCGCCGCCGCACGGCCGAGCCGCTGCCCGGCTTCCAGCCCAGCCTGCCGGTCGTGTTCTGCGGCATCTTCCCGGTCGATACCGGCGAATTCGAGCATCTGCGCGAATCGCTGGAAAAGCTGGCGCTGAACGATTCGAGCTTCCACACCGAGCCGGAGACTTCGGCGGCGCTGGGCTACGGCTTCCGCTGCGGCTTCCTCGGCCTGTTGCATCTGGAAATCGTGCAGGAGCGCCTCGCCCGCGAGTTCGATCTCGACCTGATCACCACGGCGCCGAGCGTCGTCTACCGGCTTCACATGAACGACGGCGCTGCGCTCGAATTGCACAATCCGGTCGACATGCCCGACGAGACCCGGATCGCCGCGATCGAGGAGCCGTGGATCCGCGCCACCATCCTGACGCCGGACGATTATCTCGGCGCTGTGCTGGCGCTGTGCACCGAGCGGCGCGGCGAGCAGCTCGATCTCACCTACGCCGGGTCGCGCGCGATGGCGGTCTACCGGCTGCCGCTCAACGAGGTGGTTTACGATTTCTACGACCGGCTGAAATCGGTCACCCGCGGCTATGCCAGCTTCGACTACCGGATGGACGGCTATCGCGAAGGCGACCTGGTCAAGGTGCAGATCCTGGTCAACGGCGAGCCGGTCGACGCGCTCTCGATGATCGTGCCGCGCCAGTCCGCCGAGCAGCGCGGCCGGGCGATCTGCGGCCGGCTCAAGGAGCTGATCCCGCGCCAGCTGTTCAAGATCCCGATCCAGGCGGCGATCGGCGGCAAGGTGATCGCGCGCGAAACCATCTCCGCCCTGCGCAAGGACGTGACCGCCAAATGCTATGGCGGCGACGTCACCCGCAAGCGCAAGCTCCTGGAGAAGCAGAAGGCCGGCAAGAAGAAGATGCGCCAGTTCGGCAAGGTCGACATCCCCCAGAGCGCCTTCATCGAAGCGCTGCGGATGGGGGAGGATTGA
- a CDS encoding SDR family NAD(P)-dependent oxidoreductase → MTIETAPSPAGRLAGATALITGASRGIGRAIAEAFAREGADLFLSATARTNLAEIEAHVGAAGRRVATGAVDVADEASVEALFAAAVEAFGGIDIVVNNAGIYTGKPFTEYTADEFDRVMRVNAYGTFHVMQRALRHMQDRGRGKIVNIASTAGKWESPNQAAYNASKHAVVALTRCAALENAAAGIRVNAICPGFVETDMIGEFESHAERAGMDFDAFKAAMVSRIPTGRLLQPEEIAHIAVYLASPESDGMTGQTISISGGMRMG, encoded by the coding sequence ATGACCATCGAGACTGCTCCGTCCCCCGCCGGACGCCTCGCCGGGGCGACGGCGCTGATCACCGGCGCCAGCCGCGGCATCGGCCGGGCGATCGCCGAGGCTTTCGCCCGCGAGGGCGCCGACCTGTTCCTGAGCGCGACTGCGCGCACCAACCTTGCTGAAATCGAGGCGCATGTCGGCGCCGCCGGCCGCCGGGTCGCAACCGGGGCGGTGGACGTCGCCGACGAGGCGAGCGTCGAGGCCCTGTTCGCCGCGGCGGTCGAGGCCTTCGGGGGAATCGACATCGTGGTCAATAATGCCGGCATTTACACCGGCAAGCCGTTCACCGAATACACGGCGGACGAGTTCGACCGGGTCATGCGGGTCAACGCCTACGGCACGTTTCACGTCATGCAGCGGGCCCTGCGCCACATGCAGGACCGGGGCCGCGGCAAGATCGTCAACATCGCCTCGACCGCGGGCAAATGGGAGAGCCCGAACCAGGCGGCCTACAACGCCTCGAAACATGCGGTCGTCGCGCTGACCCGCTGCGCCGCGCTGGAGAACGCCGCCGCCGGCATCCGGGTCAACGCCATCTGCCCCGGCTTCGTCGAGACCGACATGATCGGCGAGTTCGAAAGCCATGCCGAGCGGGCGGGGATGGACTTCGACGCCTTCAAGGCGGCGATGGTGTCCAGGATACCGACGGGCCGATTGCTCCAGCCGGAAGAGATCGCCCATATCGCGGTCTATCTCGCCTCGCCCGAATCCGACGGCATGACCGGCCAGACCATCTCCATCTCCGGCGGCATGCGGATGGGCTGA
- a CDS encoding class I SAM-dependent methyltransferase produces MTNPADSNDSADFGFRTVAADEKRHLVRGVFDSVAARYDLMNDLMSGGLHRLWKREMIAMLRPSAGRTLLDVAGGTGDVAFLWRRRGGGPAIVCDINAGMVAQGRDRGIDRGLLEGVDWLCGDAERLPLPDRSVDAVTIAFGLRNVTDKPAALADMRRVLRPGGRFLCLEFGAVSIPLLGELYDRYSFAVLPRIGEIVTGDGDAYRYLVESIRRFPPQPELAAMMTGAGFARVNWRDLTGGIVAIHSGWRI; encoded by the coding sequence ATGACAAATCCGGCCGATAGCAACGACAGCGCCGATTTCGGCTTCCGCACCGTGGCGGCGGACGAGAAGCGGCACCTGGTGCGCGGCGTGTTCGACAGCGTCGCCGCGCGCTACGACCTGATGAACGACCTGATGTCCGGCGGGCTGCACCGGCTGTGGAAGCGCGAGATGATCGCGATGCTGCGCCCGTCGGCCGGCCGCACTCTGCTCGATGTGGCCGGCGGCACCGGCGACGTCGCCTTCCTGTGGCGGCGCCGGGGCGGCGGACCGGCCATCGTCTGCGATATCAACGCCGGCATGGTGGCTCAGGGGCGGGACCGCGGGATCGACCGGGGCCTCCTGGAGGGCGTCGACTGGCTGTGCGGCGACGCCGAGCGGCTGCCGCTGCCCGACCGCAGCGTCGATGCCGTGACCATCGCCTTCGGGCTGCGCAACGTGACGGACAAGCCGGCGGCGCTCGCCGACATGCGCCGGGTGCTGCGGCCGGGCGGCCGGTTCCTGTGCCTGGAATTCGGCGCCGTTTCGATCCCCCTGCTGGGCGAACTCTACGACCGCTACTCCTTCGCCGTCCTGCCGCGCATCGGCGAGATCGTGACCGGCGACGGCGACGCCTACCGCTACCTGGTAGAAAGCATCCGCCGCTTCCCGCCGCAGCCGGAACTGGCCGCCATGATGACCGGCGCCGGGTTCGCCCGGGTGAACTGGCGCGATCTCACCGGCGGCATCGTCGCCATCCATTCGGGCTGGCGGATATAG
- the ubiB gene encoding 2-polyprenylphenol 6-hydroxylase yields the protein MFRSVRNVSRLIAIAYTLARHDALFPLEQLHIAPFALWIGRRFRKREIAGRPGERLALALQRLGPSFIKLGQMLSTRPDLLGEQVAGDLAALQDRLPPFDGALARRMIEEEFGRPVGELFRQFDNRAVAAASIAQVHFAVTADGREVAVKVLRPDIEAAFARDLDLLYWVAGLVHRLRPDLRRLKPVEVVKTFADSTRVEMDLRMEAAAARELAENFDDDPTFRTPDVDWERTGRRVLTLERIQGIPVDQRDRLIEAGHDPTGILGNAAAVFFNQVFRDGFFHADQHPGNAFVDAEGRIVAVDFGIMGRLDRETRYYLADMLMGFLSRDYRAVADVHFRAGYIPPNQSRAAFALALRAIAEPIFDRPLHDISIARLLGLLFQVTERFEIETQPQLLLLQKTMLVTEGVGRTLNPDINMWTLARPLIEAWMREHRGPQARIAEQLRAVAEAAERLPATMRNLDRALERLGRPDETDPPAPPARQWPYWAAIALLAAAALALLF from the coding sequence ATGTTCCGCTCCGTCCGCAACGTCTCCCGGCTGATTGCCATCGCCTATACGCTGGCGCGCCACGATGCCCTGTTCCCGCTCGAACAGCTTCATATCGCGCCCTTCGCGCTGTGGATCGGCCGGCGCTTCCGCAAGCGGGAGATCGCGGGCCGGCCGGGCGAACGGCTGGCGCTGGCGCTCCAGCGCCTGGGCCCGAGTTTCATCAAGCTCGGCCAGATGCTGTCGACCCGGCCCGACCTTCTGGGCGAGCAGGTCGCGGGCGACCTGGCGGCGCTGCAGGACCGGCTGCCGCCGTTCGACGGCGCGCTGGCGCGGCGCATGATCGAGGAGGAATTCGGCCGGCCGGTCGGCGAATTGTTCCGCCAGTTCGACAACCGGGCCGTCGCGGCGGCCTCCATCGCCCAGGTGCATTTCGCCGTTACGGCCGATGGCCGGGAAGTCGCCGTCAAGGTGTTGCGCCCGGATATCGAGGCCGCCTTCGCGCGCGATCTGGACCTGCTCTACTGGGTCGCCGGCCTGGTGCACCGCCTGCGGCCCGACCTGCGGCGACTCAAGCCGGTCGAGGTGGTGAAGACCTTCGCCGATTCGACCCGGGTGGAGATGGACCTGCGCATGGAGGCCGCCGCCGCGCGCGAACTGGCGGAAAATTTCGACGACGACCCGACGTTCCGCACGCCGGACGTGGACTGGGAGCGCACCGGCCGCCGGGTGCTCACCCTGGAGCGGATCCAGGGCATTCCGGTAGACCAGCGCGACCGCCTGATCGAAGCCGGCCACGACCCGACCGGGATTCTCGGCAATGCGGCGGCGGTGTTCTTCAACCAGGTGTTCCGCGACGGCTTTTTCCACGCCGACCAGCATCCCGGCAACGCCTTCGTCGACGCCGAGGGCCGGATCGTCGCCGTCGATTTCGGCATCATGGGCCGGCTCGACCGCGAAACCCGCTATTACCTGGCCGACATGCTGATGGGCTTCCTGAGCCGCGACTACCGGGCGGTCGCCGACGTCCATTTCCGCGCCGGCTACATCCCGCCGAACCAGTCGCGCGCCGCCTTCGCGCTGGCGCTGCGGGCGATCGCCGAGCCGATCTTCGACCGGCCGCTGCACGACATCTCGATCGCCCGGCTGCTCGGCCTGCTGTTTCAGGTCACCGAACGGTTCGAGATAGAGACGCAGCCGCAACTGCTGCTCCTGCAGAAGACGATGCTGGTGACCGAGGGCGTCGGCCGCACGCTCAACCCGGACATCAACATGTGGACGCTCGCCCGGCCGCTGATCGAAGCCTGGATGCGCGAACACCGCGGCCCGCAGGCCCGCATTGCCGAACAGCTGCGCGCCGTCGCGGAGGCGGCCGAGCGCCTGCCGGCCACGATGCGCAACCTCGACCGGGCGCTCGAACGGCTCGGCCGGCCGGACGAAACGGACCCGCCCGCGCCGCCGGCCCGGCAATGGCCCTACTGGGCCGCCATCGCCCTGCTGGCCGCCGCGGCGCTGGCGCTGCTGTTCTGA
- a CDS encoding TetR/AcrR family transcriptional regulator, with the protein MNSDVVQSPHRPRRPSTRSAIVDAAIATLAGNPDAGMSAIADTAGVSRATLHRHFPGRQSLIDAIGLLAIRETDAAVSAIDHANMASADYLRAVFDAVVPLGDRYHFLAVTAQGAASEEVRTAYARQIRGVEEMVRWMARDGAVAADVPVDWAVLVIDSLIYTAWTSVRDGAVAPRQAAALACRTFLSGLSGLSGPARDE; encoded by the coding sequence GTGAATTCCGACGTCGTTCAATCTCCGCACCGGCCGCGCAGGCCGTCGACCCGCTCCGCTATCGTCGATGCCGCCATCGCCACACTTGCCGGCAACCCGGACGCCGGCATGTCGGCAATCGCCGATACCGCAGGCGTGAGCCGCGCCACCCTTCACCGGCATTTTCCGGGCCGGCAAAGCCTCATCGATGCCATCGGCCTCCTGGCGATCCGGGAAACCGATGCGGCCGTGAGCGCGATCGACCATGCGAACATGGCCAGCGCCGATTATCTCCGCGCGGTCTTCGACGCCGTCGTTCCCCTCGGGGACCGCTATCATTTCCTGGCCGTGACGGCACAGGGCGCCGCCAGCGAGGAAGTCAGAACGGCCTATGCCCGTCAAATTCGCGGCGTCGAAGAGATGGTGCGCTGGATGGCGCGCGACGGCGCGGTGGCCGCGGACGTCCCGGTCGACTGGGCGGTGCTGGTCATCGATTCCCTGATCTACACCGCCTGGACCTCGGTGCGCGATGGCGCCGTTGCGCCGCGCCAGGCTGCGGCGCTCGCCTGCCGGACCTTTCTGTCCGGCCTGTCCGGCCTCTCCGGCCCGGCGAGGGACGAATGA